The Desulfuromonas versatilis genome has a segment encoding these proteins:
- a CDS encoding general secretion pathway protein GspB, with the protein MSFILDALKKSDRKRQRAGVPDLQTVHAPVPPGRRKRPLWPWLLVVALLLNAGLVAWWLASSSQRTPVVQAPPQPQPAPQPQPAATAARPAAEPPSAPRPAPAAPAASVTPKQVPEAVVQAPEEPRPQPVPVAAASEPPAEVSPPAPAPPLPAAQPAVEPEPAVEPEAEPAAPTPVVAESRTYEFDALPASVRSGIPALTLSVHFYTPRVSARMVRINDRILREGDVLSNGLVLEEITPEGVIFSYQGYRFRILHLSSGRANY; encoded by the coding sequence GCGGGCCGGCGTCCCCGACCTGCAGACGGTGCACGCCCCGGTGCCGCCCGGCCGCAGAAAACGTCCGCTCTGGCCCTGGCTGCTGGTGGTTGCGCTGCTGCTCAACGCCGGTCTGGTCGCCTGGTGGCTCGCATCCTCCTCGCAGCGGACCCCGGTCGTCCAGGCGCCGCCGCAGCCGCAGCCCGCCCCCCAGCCGCAACCCGCCGCCACGGCGGCCAGGCCCGCTGCCGAGCCGCCGTCGGCCCCCAGGCCGGCGCCGGCTGCCCCGGCCGCCTCCGTTACTCCGAAGCAGGTGCCCGAAGCGGTCGTCCAGGCCCCTGAAGAGCCCCGGCCCCAGCCGGTTCCCGTCGCGGCGGCGAGCGAACCGCCAGCGGAGGTTTCCCCGCCCGCTCCGGCTCCGCCGCTCCCCGCGGCGCAGCCCGCTGTCGAACCCGAACCTGCCGTCGAGCCCGAGGCCGAACCCGCCGCCCCAACCCCGGTGGTGGCCGAGTCCCGCACCTATGAGTTCGATGCCCTGCCGGCTTCGGTGCGCAGCGGCATCCCCGCGTTGACCCTGTCGGTGCATTTCTACACCCCCCGGGTCAGCGCGCGGATGGTGCGCATCAACGACCGGATTCTGCGCGAAGGCGATGTCCTGAGCAATGGGCTGGTGCTCGAGGAGATCACCCCCGAGGGGGTGATATTCAGCTACCAGGGGTACCGCTTCAGAATTCTCCACCTTTCCAGCGGGCGGGCAAATTATTGA
- a CDS encoding TetR/AcrR family transcriptional regulator, translated as MSQPDTKQRILDAAESLFAREGFHNTSLRAITGRAGANLAAVNYHFGSKDALAQAVLERRLTPLNEARRGALEQVRQQARGAGRPPGVEETLRAFIEPTLAFRESGPGARDFISLVGRALGEPDGALRSLFMQLMQPTFQVFFEVMREALPQQPAPTVFWRMVFALGSMGQTLCLLDKPLPLPPGIEPTRDSQTLLGLMIPFLAAGMEAPCA; from the coding sequence ATGAGCCAACCAGATACCAAGCAGCGCATCCTCGATGCCGCCGAAAGCCTGTTCGCCCGCGAGGGGTTCCACAACACCTCATTGCGCGCCATCACCGGGCGGGCCGGGGCCAACCTGGCCGCGGTCAATTACCACTTCGGCAGCAAGGACGCTCTGGCCCAGGCGGTGCTCGAGCGGCGCTTGACCCCGCTCAACGAGGCCCGCCGGGGGGCCCTGGAGCAGGTCCGCCAGCAGGCCCGGGGCGCCGGACGGCCGCCGGGGGTGGAGGAGACCCTGCGCGCCTTCATCGAGCCGACCCTGGCCTTTCGCGAATCGGGCCCGGGCGCCCGGGATTTCATCAGCCTGGTCGGCCGCGCCCTGGGCGAACCGGACGGGGCCTTGCGCAGCCTGTTCATGCAGCTGATGCAGCCCACCTTCCAGGTCTTTTTCGAGGTCATGCGCGAGGCCCTGCCCCAGCAGCCGGCGCCCACGGTCTTCTGGCGCATGGTGTTCGCCCTCGGCTCCATGGGCCAGACCCTGTGCCTGCTCGACAAGCCCCTGCCGCTGCCGCCGGGGATCGAGCCGACCCGCGATTCGCAGACCCTGCTCGGGCTGATGATCCCTTTTCTTGCTGCCGGAATGGAGGCGCCATGCGCTTGA
- a CDS encoding efflux transporter outer membrane subunit, producing the protein MRLTLPALALLLTGLLLAGCALHRPAEISAPAPLPEAFTPAPGPSAPLPERWWLAFGDPQLEALVEEALGANLDIARALARLEQAEAAGRAAEAARYPFLNLEGQTRREMTPGILGEDTGNSYRLSLAAGFEIDLWQKLKNRSLAAELEGLAAAGEVQTLLLSTSAQLADLYYLVAEQRAQLELTDQTIASFADTLERVERRYREGLVPALDVYQARQTLAAAQARRPQFEASLEQARHALAVLLGRYPGQLAADTVALAEIPAWFPAGLPSQLLARRPDVEAALRRVEAGDARVAAAIAERFPAFNLLGGYGRSRTAFSTGDITGSFWNLILNLAQPVFDAGRRKAEVERSEAAFRESLAAYHQAVLRAFQEVEDALSGNRTSEQRIARLEEQVEATQASLRLSLERYLTGLSDYLPVLTAQVAQFNVESQLLAARRQLIADRISLARALGGTWMNEELQRRLARQ; encoded by the coding sequence ATGCGCTTGACCCTGCCTGCCCTGGCGCTGCTGCTGACCGGCCTGCTGCTGGCCGGCTGCGCGCTGCACCGCCCCGCCGAGATCAGTGCCCCGGCGCCGCTGCCGGAAGCCTTCACCCCGGCGCCCGGGCCCTCCGCCCCGCTCCCCGAGCGCTGGTGGCTCGCCTTCGGCGATCCGCAGCTCGAAGCCCTGGTCGAAGAGGCCCTGGGGGCCAACCTCGATATCGCCCGGGCCCTGGCCCGCCTGGAGCAGGCCGAAGCGGCCGGCCGCGCCGCCGAGGCGGCCCGCTACCCCTTTTTGAACCTGGAGGGGCAGACCAGGCGGGAGATGACCCCGGGGATCCTTGGCGAAGACACCGGCAACAGCTACCGGCTGTCGCTGGCCGCGGGCTTCGAGATCGATCTCTGGCAGAAGCTGAAGAACCGCAGCCTGGCCGCCGAGCTGGAAGGGCTGGCCGCGGCGGGCGAGGTGCAGACCCTGCTGCTGAGCACCTCGGCGCAGCTGGCCGATCTCTATTACCTGGTGGCCGAACAGCGCGCCCAGCTCGAGCTGACCGACCAGACCATCGCCTCCTTCGCCGACACCCTGGAGCGGGTCGAGCGGCGCTACCGCGAGGGGCTGGTGCCGGCCCTCGATGTCTACCAGGCGCGCCAGACCCTGGCCGCCGCCCAGGCCCGCCGCCCCCAGTTCGAAGCCAGCCTGGAGCAGGCCCGCCACGCCCTGGCGGTGCTCCTCGGCCGCTATCCCGGGCAGCTTGCGGCCGACACCGTGGCCCTGGCCGAGATTCCGGCCTGGTTCCCCGCCGGGCTCCCCTCGCAGCTGCTGGCCCGCCGCCCCGACGTGGAGGCCGCCCTGCGGCGGGTCGAGGCGGGCGACGCCCGGGTGGCCGCGGCCATCGCCGAGCGCTTTCCCGCCTTCAACCTGCTCGGCGGCTACGGTCGCAGCCGCACCGCCTTCAGCACCGGGGACATCACCGGCAGCTTCTGGAACCTGATTCTCAACCTGGCGCAGCCGGTGTTCGACGCCGGGCGGCGCAAGGCCGAGGTCGAGCGCAGCGAGGCCGCCTTCCGCGAAAGCCTGGCGGCCTATCACCAGGCGGTGCTGCGGGCCTTCCAGGAGGTGGAGGACGCCCTGAGCGGCAACCGCACCTCCGAGCAGCGCATCGCCCGGCTCGAGGAGCAGGTCGAGGCCACCCAGGCCTCGCTGCGGCTCTCCCTCGAGCGCTACCTGACCGGGCTCTCCGACTACCTGCCGGTGCTCACCGCCCAGGTGGCCCAGTTCAACGTCGAGAGCCAGCTGCTGGCCGCGCGCCGCCAGCTCATCGCCGATCGCATCAGCCTGGCCCGGGCCCTGGGCGGCACCTGGATGAACGAAGAACTCCAGCGCCGCCTGGCGCGGCAGTAA
- a CDS encoding efflux RND transporter periplasmic adaptor subunit, translating to MSRTTKIIMALLALLILAGGFFAMRLMIASRPEPHKAARENPGALVETLAVTIGERQVLVHGTGTVQPRQQVEIAPQVSGRALEVSPRLVAGGYLRRGEVLFRIEDADFRLAVDRAKAALARAEFELATVQGQARVARQEWQRLKPAEAPDNPLALYEPQLKNAQASLLSAGAALQQAELELERTLVRAPFNGIIRSESVDTGQYLRAGSPVAVFAGTDQAEIVVPLPLHELGWLRIPRAGEAGEGSPATVKLAAGERVYQWSGRIVRSLGDVDPQGRMARVVVAVDDPHGLQGSAQERPPLALGSFVEVILQGQTLENVAVLPSSALRDGEQVWLMNDSHLKFRSVEVVRRARSEVVIGAGLEPGDRVVLTNVAGAAEGMKLRPAAAAGESRP from the coding sequence ATGAGTCGAACCACCAAAATTATCATGGCCCTGCTCGCCCTGCTCATCCTGGCCGGGGGCTTTTTCGCCATGCGCCTGATGATCGCCAGCCGCCCCGAACCTCATAAGGCCGCCCGGGAGAACCCCGGCGCCCTGGTGGAGACCCTGGCGGTGACCATCGGCGAGCGCCAGGTGCTGGTGCACGGCACCGGCACCGTCCAGCCCCGCCAGCAGGTGGAGATCGCCCCGCAGGTCAGCGGCCGGGCGCTGGAGGTTTCGCCGCGCCTGGTGGCCGGTGGCTACCTGCGCCGGGGCGAGGTGCTGTTTCGCATCGAGGATGCCGACTTTCGCCTGGCGGTGGACCGCGCCAAGGCGGCCCTGGCCCGGGCCGAGTTCGAGCTGGCCACGGTGCAGGGGCAGGCGCGGGTGGCCCGCCAGGAATGGCAGCGGCTGAAGCCCGCCGAGGCGCCGGACAACCCCCTGGCCCTCTACGAGCCGCAGCTGAAAAACGCCCAGGCGTCGCTGCTTTCGGCCGGGGCGGCCCTGCAGCAGGCCGAGCTCGAGCTCGAGCGGACCCTGGTGCGCGCTCCTTTCAACGGCATCATCCGCTCCGAGTCGGTGGACACCGGTCAGTACCTGCGGGCGGGGAGCCCGGTGGCGGTTTTCGCCGGCACCGATCAGGCCGAGATCGTGGTGCCCCTGCCGCTGCACGAGCTGGGCTGGCTGCGGATCCCCCGGGCCGGTGAGGCCGGGGAGGGTTCGCCGGCAACGGTGAAGCTCGCCGCCGGCGAGCGCGTCTACCAATGGTCCGGGCGCATCGTCCGCTCGCTGGGGGATGTCGACCCCCAGGGGCGCATGGCCCGGGTGGTGGTGGCGGTGGATGATCCCCACGGCCTGCAGGGCTCCGCCCAGGAGCGTCCGCCCCTGGCCCTGGGGAGCTTCGTCGAGGTGATACTGCAGGGGCAGACCCTGGAGAACGTGGCGGTGCTGCCCTCCAGCGCCCTGCGCGACGGCGAGCAGGTCTGGTTGATGAACGACAGCCACCTCAAATTCCGTTCGGTGGAGGTGGTGCGCCGGGCCCGCTCCGAGGTGGTCATCGGTGCCGGTCTCGAACCCGGCGACCGGGTGGTGCTGACCAACGTGGCCGGCGCCGCCGAGGGGATGAAGCTGCGCCCGGCGGCCGCCGCCGGGGAGAGCCGCCCATGA
- a CDS encoding efflux RND transporter permease subunit yields MNGPVRWMTHNHVAANLLMLVFIVGGLILGPKVKQEVFPEISLDRISISVPYPGAGPEEVEEGILLKIEENLTGVDGIKQIKSTAAEGVGTVMVEVREGLDADKVLQDVKSEVDRITTFPLDAEEPVISKLLNRREVISVVVYGELPERSLRERAEAVRDELLELPQITQVDLGGVRPYEISIEIPEQNLRRYNLTLEQVAQRVRRASLDLPGGEIKTSGGQILLRTKERRYLGPEYGDIAVLTNPDGTEVHLRDIAEVRDSFRETDEKATFDGMPAAMVKVFRVGEQKPTEISDLVIDYVAQKRGSLPPSVRLATWNDTSELFESRMNLLLKNAALGLVLVLITLGLFLEIRLALWVMLGIPISFFGTLFLMPAIGVSINMISLFAFILALGIVVDDAIVVGENIFEHRQMGKPFLQAAIDGTLEVSVPVVFAILTTLAAFSPLLFVSGLMGKFIYVIPAVVITILVVSLVECLFILPAHLAMGKRRQSPKGLIGAIDRVRLAFGRGLERFIAGPYRRTLNLCLRWRYVTIAAAIAVLFLSVGVIGGGILKFNFMPEVDADVITATLQMPRGTPVEQTSRVQEFIRQKAQETVEEFDRELPEGQSVLRHVYAVVGSSLAEGGPGGGAESPSGAHLADMAMFLTASEKRGISTTEIAGAWRKKVGEIPGIESLVFKSNLVRMGANIDIQLAHEDFAVLAVASERIKQELGNYPGVGDLEDTYARGKRELKIRLKPEGRTLGITEEDLGRQVRGAFYGAEALRLQRGRNEVKVMVRYPEDDRQSLWDFEALRLRTPQGGEVPLTRAAWVEEGRGFSEINRTDRKRVINVTASVDNRQANAGEILAELKGGLLEQLAHDYPGLSFNMEGEEKERRESMESMKTGFMLALLAIFALLAIPFRSYSQPLLIMAAIPFGVVGAIAGHLIMGYNLSILSMFGIVALSGVVVNDSLLLIDRINGNRREGGEDLARAVLDAGQRRFRPILLTSLTTFFGLAPMILETSVQAQFLIPMAISLGFGILFATGITLLLIPSLYLVLEDVRGLFGLRPAHADHAVEMEKAEEN; encoded by the coding sequence ATGAACGGCCCGGTCCGCTGGATGACCCACAACCACGTGGCCGCCAACCTGCTGATGCTGGTCTTCATCGTCGGCGGGCTGATCCTCGGTCCCAAGGTCAAGCAGGAGGTGTTTCCCGAGATCTCCCTCGACCGCATCAGCATCAGCGTCCCCTATCCGGGGGCCGGCCCCGAGGAGGTCGAGGAGGGGATCCTGCTCAAGATCGAGGAGAACCTCACCGGGGTCGACGGCATCAAGCAGATCAAGTCCACCGCCGCCGAAGGGGTGGGGACGGTGATGGTCGAGGTTCGCGAGGGGCTGGACGCCGACAAGGTGCTGCAGGACGTCAAGAGCGAGGTCGACCGCATCACCACCTTCCCCCTCGACGCCGAGGAGCCGGTCATCAGCAAGCTGCTCAACCGCCGCGAGGTCATCTCGGTGGTGGTCTACGGCGAGCTGCCCGAACGCAGCCTGCGCGAGCGCGCCGAGGCCGTGCGCGACGAGCTGCTCGAGCTGCCGCAGATCACCCAGGTCGACCTCGGCGGGGTGCGCCCCTACGAGATCTCCATCGAGATCCCCGAGCAGAACCTGCGCCGCTACAACCTGACCCTCGAGCAGGTCGCCCAGCGGGTGCGGCGCGCCTCCCTCGACCTGCCCGGCGGCGAGATCAAGACCTCCGGCGGGCAGATCCTGCTGCGCACCAAGGAGCGGCGCTATCTCGGCCCCGAGTACGGCGACATCGCGGTGCTCACCAACCCCGACGGAACCGAGGTGCACCTGCGCGACATCGCCGAGGTCAGGGACAGCTTCCGCGAGACCGACGAGAAGGCCACCTTCGACGGCATGCCCGCGGCCATGGTCAAGGTGTTCCGGGTCGGCGAGCAGAAGCCGACGGAGATCTCCGACCTGGTCATCGACTACGTGGCGCAAAAGCGCGGCAGCCTCCCCCCGTCGGTGCGCCTGGCCACCTGGAACGACACCTCCGAGCTGTTCGAGAGCCGCATGAACCTGCTGCTCAAGAACGCCGCCCTCGGCCTGGTGCTGGTGCTGATCACCCTGGGGCTGTTCCTCGAGATCCGCCTGGCCCTGTGGGTCATGCTCGGCATCCCCATCTCGTTTTTCGGCACCCTGTTCCTGATGCCGGCCATCGGCGTGTCGATCAACATGATCTCCCTGTTCGCCTTCATCCTGGCGCTGGGGATCGTGGTCGACGACGCCATCGTGGTCGGCGAGAACATCTTCGAGCACCGGCAGATGGGCAAGCCGTTTCTGCAGGCGGCCATCGACGGCACCCTCGAGGTCTCGGTGCCGGTGGTCTTCGCCATCCTCACCACCCTGGCAGCCTTCTCGCCGCTGCTGTTCGTCAGCGGGCTGATGGGCAAGTTCATCTACGTGATCCCGGCGGTGGTGATCACCATCCTGGTGGTTTCGCTGGTCGAGTGCCTGTTCATCCTCCCCGCCCACCTCGCCATGGGCAAGCGGCGGCAGAGCCCCAAGGGGCTGATCGGCGCCATCGACCGGGTGCGGCTCGCCTTCGGCCGGGGCCTGGAGCGCTTCATCGCCGGCCCCTACCGGCGCACCCTGAATCTGTGCCTGCGCTGGCGCTACGTGACCATCGCCGCGGCCATCGCCGTGCTGTTTCTCTCGGTGGGGGTGATCGGCGGCGGCATCCTCAAGTTCAACTTCATGCCCGAGGTCGACGCCGACGTCATCACTGCCACCCTGCAGATGCCTCGCGGCACCCCGGTGGAGCAGACCTCCCGGGTCCAGGAGTTCATCCGTCAGAAGGCACAGGAGACGGTAGAGGAGTTCGACCGCGAGTTGCCCGAAGGGCAGAGCGTGCTGCGCCACGTCTACGCCGTGGTCGGCAGCTCCCTGGCCGAGGGGGGGCCGGGGGGCGGGGCGGAAAGCCCCTCCGGCGCGCACCTGGCGGACATGGCCATGTTCCTGACCGCCAGCGAAAAGCGCGGCATCTCCACTACCGAGATAGCCGGCGCCTGGCGCAAGAAGGTCGGCGAGATCCCCGGCATCGAGTCGCTGGTCTTCAAGTCCAACCTGGTGCGGATGGGGGCCAACATCGACATCCAGCTGGCCCACGAGGACTTCGCGGTGCTGGCCGTGGCCTCCGAGCGCATCAAGCAGGAGCTGGGCAACTACCCGGGGGTGGGCGATCTCGAGGATACCTACGCGCGGGGCAAGCGCGAGCTGAAGATCCGCCTCAAGCCCGAGGGTCGCACCCTGGGAATCACCGAGGAGGACCTCGGCCGCCAGGTGCGCGGTGCCTTCTACGGCGCCGAGGCGCTGCGCCTGCAGCGCGGGCGCAACGAGGTCAAGGTGATGGTCCGCTACCCCGAGGACGATCGACAGAGCCTCTGGGACTTCGAGGCGCTGCGCCTGCGCACCCCGCAGGGGGGCGAGGTCCCCCTGACCCGGGCGGCCTGGGTCGAGGAGGGGCGCGGCTTCTCCGAGATCAACCGCACCGACCGCAAGCGGGTGATCAACGTCACCGCCAGCGTCGACAACCGCCAGGCCAACGCCGGGGAGATCCTCGCCGAGCTCAAGGGGGGGCTGCTGGAGCAGCTGGCCCACGACTACCCGGGGCTCTCCTTCAACATGGAGGGGGAGGAGAAGGAGCGCCGCGAGTCGATGGAGAGCATGAAGACCGGCTTTATGCTGGCCCTGCTGGCGATCTTCGCCCTGCTCGCCATCCCTTTTCGCAGCTACAGCCAGCCGCTGCTGATCATGGCCGCCATCCCCTTCGGGGTGGTCGGCGCCATCGCCGGGCACCTGATCATGGGCTACAACCTGTCGATCCTCAGCATGTTCGGCATCGTCGCCCTCTCCGGGGTGGTGGTCAACGACTCGCTGCTGCTCATCGACCGCATCAACGGCAACCGCCGCGAAGGGGGCGAGGACCTCGCCCGGGCGGTGCTCGACGCCGGCCAGCGGCGCTTCCGGCCGATCCTGCTGACCTCGCTGACCACCTTCTTCGGCCTGGCGCCGATGATCCTCGAGACCAGCGTGCAGGCCCAGTTCCTGATCCCCATGGCGATCAGCCTCGGCTTCGGCATCCTCTTCGCCACCGGCATCACCCTGCTGCTGATCCCCTCGCTCTACCTGGTGCTGGAGGACGTGCGCGGGCTGTTCGGCCTGCGCCCCGCCCACGCGGATCATGCGGTGGAGATGGAGAAGGCGGAAGAAAACTGA